Part of the Rana temporaria chromosome 11, aRanTem1.1, whole genome shotgun sequence genome, GGCACTACAATTACGGATAAATCCCATTGATGTACATACAGGCATGGCAAAAGGTAACATTacatgtgcatatatatatatatatttcggcGTAGAAGAGGGCAGAGGAGTGGTGCCGggccagcgggggggggggggggggggcgccgccgAGGCCGAGCATGTCTAGTCAGGCGCGTCACAGGTGGAGGCATCCCCCAGCCATCTATCCCAAACCTTGTGGTATTTGCCCGGGCATCCCCTATGGACAATAGAGTAGCTTTATGAAGGGTAGAGTAGTGTTAACAGCTCTGATCCACTGCTGCAGCGTGGGgtcccctcatccatgtcttgacGATCTGAAGCCTGGCAAGGAATAATGTTTCCTGTAAAAATATATTCAGGTACTTTTCGGCTTCAGGGAGTGAAAGGAGCCCCAGCACACACTGACGGgggcagagggacagtggggagcCCATGCGGTCGTGGAGGAACTGGACCACCTGGGTCCAGAACCCCTGTACGCAGGGTCATGTCCAAAGGAGATGATAGAAGGTGGCGCTGGGATGGTCAGAGCCGGGGCAGTTGGGGTTGTGTCCGGGTCTGTATCTACATATGCGGTAGGGCGTCAGGTATGATCGGTGGAGGATATATAGGTGAGTGAGGCGGTCAGAGATCTTGGGAGAAACATTTCTGCAATTGGCGGGAGCCTCCTCCTAGTCCTCAGCCGACACCTCGCCCAAGTCAGGTTCCCAACAGGATTTCAACTGATGGGTAGTTGGGCGAGGACGCCGAAAGGTAAAAGACAAACGAATTAAGGATAGACTCCATGGCTTTAAATATACGGATGGGGATATAGAGTGGGGCCTGCCAAAAGGCATAGAGCAGCTTTGGGAGGAGGATCATCTTGACCAGGTTAATTCGGCCCATAACACAAGGGGGAGACTAAACCATATCTGCGTTTTGGTTTTCAGGATATTGAATAGGGGCTCTATGTTGAGGGTAATGTAGTCTAGGGGGGGGGTCTGGACACATGGATACCTAGGTATTTGATGGCGTTTGTTCTAACAAGAGGGAGTGCGGCTTGGTCAGCAGTGGGGGCGCCTAGGTCTAGGGGGAGAATGTGGGACTTGGCCCAGTTTATCTGCAACCCTGAAAATGTCCCTAAGGCTGTCTGGAGCGAGGGGCCAGCATCCGCGAGGTAGAGGAGCATATCGTCCGCGTAGAGGCCGACCACAGCGCAGTCCTCTGATTCCTGAATGGCCCCTAATGGCAATAGCAAGGGGTTTTACAGCCAGGGTGTACAGTAAGGGCGATATGGGGGCAGCCCTGGTGTGTGCCACGGGAAAGAGGGAAGGAGGGCGAGATCCTGCCGTTGACTTGGATACGCGCCGAGGAGGCCTGGTATAGAAGTTGAAGCCACTTTACAAAGTTCGGGCCGAAGCCAAATCTGTTGGGGcactctcatgcctcgtacacacgaccaagttcctcggcaaaaaccagcaagaaacttgctgggagatattttcttgccgaggaaaccggtcatgtgtacattttctttgaggaaactgtcgagaaactcgatgatccaaaaagagagcatgttctctatttccttgacgggaatggagaaaattggcttgtcgagtttctcgacggcttcaaaaggaactcgacgagcaaaacgatgtgtttcgcccgtcgagttcctcggtcgtgtgtacgaggcctgacaggtaGCTCCATTCCACGGAGTCTAACGCCTTATTAAGGCACAGTTCTACAGATGACCATTGTATGCATTTTTATTCTGAGTGAATGATGCGATTTAACGTCTTCTTACAGGCCTAAAACACGAAGGCCAAGATACAAGTGCCGAGCCGGGGTCTAAAAAAGCGGggcggaaaaaaaaacgcagcaaaagAAGGACCAGAAGCTCCAGAGCACAATGCAGGTAAAAAGGCAGGATTCTACAGGGTGACCAATTGTATGCATTCTTGTTCTGTGATTTGATGTGACGAATCCTCTACTTTTTATAGGTTTAAAACATAGTGACAGAGACTCGAGCTCCGAGCCGGGGTCCAAGAAATCCGTCCGAAAGAAAAATACTGCTCAAGAAGAACTGGGAGACCCGGAGTGCAGTAAAGGTAATTGGGCAGAATATCAAGGCTGACCATTGTATGTATTTTTGCTCTAAGAATAAATAATGTGATCAATACTTTCTTTACAGATTCAAAAGCTGACATTAAATTTAAGAAATTTGCAGACAAACGTAAAAACATTGTTCACTATCTGTACAAGAGTACGGTGGGCGGAAATGTTCGAGCAAAGGTAAGTTATCCATGGGTGTgccatagggttgtcccgataccacttttttaggactgagtacaagtacccatacttttttttcatgtactcgccaataccgatacttttttttaaatgtgtccccaaatgcagccatgtccccccccacaaatgcagccatgtccccccccacaaatgcagccatgtccccccccacaaatgcagccatgtccccccccacaaatgcagccatgtcccccccacaaatgcagccatgtccccccccccacaaatgtagccatgtcccccccacaaatgcagccatgtccccccccacaaatgtagccatgtcccccccacaaatgcagccatgtcccccccacaaatgcagccatgtcccccccacaaatgcagccatgtcccccccacatatatgcagccatgtccccccacatatatgcagccatgtccccccacatatatgcagccatgtcccccatacctaatgatgatgccgccgcgttaatcactgtgcggcgaacattacaggcagctttcgtttgaatagctgttttccctaccacgccgtgtaaaggacactcccccttgctcgggattggacagatccgtcagagggggagtgtctatacacggcgcggcgggcaaaacagctattcgaactaaaggtgcctgtaatgttcgccgcacggtgattaacgcggcagcagcggatttgcgatatacggcgcggggggggggggggtcaagtattctatttaggcatcgggggtatttgcgggagtacaagtactcccgcaaatactctgtatcggtcccgataccgatactggtattgggacaaccctagtgttggCTTATCTTTGTTGTGTGCCAGGCTTGGTTCTTACATGTGttttcccccacagtgcctccAGACTCCATTCCTGTGCTCCTTGGCCTCCTACATTCTCTATCGGACCAACAGCCCCTTTGACAGGAGAGTCACGACACTTGAGTGGCACCCCGCTCACCCAAACACTGTGGCTGTGGGGTCTAAAGGAGGGGACATCATTCTATGGGACTATGAGGACCTGAACAGCACACTCATTCCTGGAGTAAGTACGAGGAGTGAGGATGATGGGGATAAGAGGAGGCTGTAGTTCTCAAACTGTTAAAGCTTATGAGACTCGCAATACTTGCAGTTCcataagggccaattcacactgaCTTGcgctaaaatgtattaaaaatgcacCTCTATCTATTTTAGCCGTGTTTTAACTCGCACTGAAATCCGTTGACGTGCACGCGCAGCGTTATtgaaaatttatttttcagaTCTTCTTCCGTTGATCTGCGTTTTAACAGCTGCGCTAAAACGCAGATCAACGCactggtgtgaattggcccttaggCTCctgactttggagtgcaactttgacacaactttggatgggtgaGACTTGGATGCGACTTTGACCAGTCATAATGGGCAACTGTTGCATGTAAAACATGCAGGTGCGACTTTTAAGCGGAGTTCAACCCTACTTGGCAACCACGGCCCGCTGATCGATGTGCCAACCATCTATATCTTGCGAGTAACGCGggtaacgagcgttttgcaatacgagcatgtttaaaaaaaaataataatcctgaCTCGGTTCGGAGTGTTGCctcgcaacacgagcaggattcaagccacagcggtgtgcagaaTTCTGTGAATTAATAAACTACAACTACCATCTTCCATTGCGGCAGACGGCTTGTCCTCAACGAACTGTGAAGGGCTCTGGTGAATGTTCTCGCAACTCATTGATCTTCCTGCTCTCTAGTAACTGTCTGCCGGTACGGAAGTAAAAGCGGTCGCAGATTTGGTTGCACGGTGTATTGCACAGTTCCCTTCTGATCTTGAGAGCCATACTCATCACTATCTTTGTATTTTCCAGATTGGAGCTGGTGGCTGTATTACAGGAATGAAATTCGACCCGTTCAACTCTAATCAGATCTATACGTCGTCGGTTGCGGGTAGCACCATCCTCCAAGATTTGAGTGGACGAACCGTTCAGATGTATACAAACACAGAGGACTGGGCGTAAGTGGGGCTGTAGGCAGGGCAGGGCAGGAGCCCCAATCTCAAACAAGGACTGAAAATACCTGTCGATTTTTCATTGAATTAAATCCGTGCAAAGCAGTTGGTTTGCAATTATTCCCTTCACATCACGTTGCCACTaactatatatttataattttttatttatttattttatctcgcGCAGCTCCATTTCTATGTttctttattacatattttgttaTATATTGCGTCCATTTTTATGCCACGCCTGATTCTTTTAGTTATGCCTTTGGGGCACACAAACAACAAACGGTGGCACACAGGATTAGAGTACTTTATTGATGGCGATGCCATAATCTAACCAATCACTGTATCGCAGGGAGATCTTTctataaccacttcccgaccgcctcatgtagatgtacgtcggcagaatggcacgtacaggcacatcaacgtacctgtacgtccctgcctagacgtgggtcaggggtccgatcgggacccccccgctacatgcggcggtcggatcccctcggggagtgatccgggacgacgccgcggctattcgtttctagccgctccgtcgcgatcgctccccggagctgaagaacggggagagccgtatgtaaacacggcttccccgtgcttcactgtggcggcgcatcgatcgtgtcatcccctttataggggagacacaatggATGACCTCAgtcatacagccacacccccctacagttgtaaacgcacactaggtgaagcctaacacgttcagcgcccccctgtggttaactcccaaactgcaactgtctttttcacaataaagaatgcaatttacatgcattttttgctgtgaaaatgacaatggtcccaaaaatgtgtccgaagaaaaaaattgctgatcgccaccattagtagtaaagaaaaaaaaaaaattataaaaatgccataaaactataccctattttgtaaacgctataaattttgtgcaaaccaatcgataaaagcttattgcgatttttttttttcttaccaaaaataggtagaagaatacgtatcggcctaaactgaggaaaacaatttttttcagatatgtttttgggggatatttattatagcaaaaagtaaaaaatattgcattttttttcaaaattgtcgctctatttttgtttatagcgcaaaaaataaaaaccgcagaggtgatcaaataccaccaaaagaaagctctatttgtggggaaaaaaagacgccaattttgtttgggcgccacgtcgcccgaccgcgcaattgtctgttaaagcgacgcagtgccgaattgtaaaaaaaccttgggtcatttagctgcatattggtccggtccttaagtggttaatgttaaaaTTGCTGtcttatcaaaaaaaataaaaaatctgacccGGTTATGCTTTTGTGTCTCACCAGCATGTGGTATTGCAGCCTGGATGTGTCTGCCAGTCGACAGAGCGTGGTAACCGGAGACAATGTGGGCAATGTGGTGCTCCTGGAGACTTGTGGAAAGGAGGTAAGTGCTGTATTTGGCCCATGAAATTGCCGGCAAAACGTACAAAGCCAGGCACATGGAGGAGCAGAGCCTATGTGCAGGAACTAAAGCAAATCTACTTTTATCTCACAGCTGTTGTTGTGATTTCTACTCTTTAGTGACCAAAAGTAGAAGTGCAGCTGCTAAATTTCATATTCTGACCATATGGAAGCAGACTGTGCCCCCTACAAAAACGCAATGGGTTCTCAGGATAACCCTGTCCACGGCCATGCAATAGttaaatgatggctacagcacgACCGCACTTTGAATGGAGGCCGTCATGTGATGTCCTTCCGTGCTCGCACTTCCTGCGGCACGCATCAGCAGCTGTGACCAGCTGCTTCCAATCACGACGGCTCTTTACCATATGATCAGATGATCAGTGTAAACGGGGTttatcctccctttttttttgtttttttttttttgtttcctgttcCTTTGTTATCTATAGAATATAATACAGTACACatgaatctcctgaagaagctttttgaagcgaaacatgttgagtggtAGTGTCTGTATACACCTCTAGTAGAACTAATGATATTAACAAGGAAAACAATCTTTTATCATGTTTTATTGtgataaaatgtattacatttcatCAATTGTAATCTATTTTCTGATTTGACACCTAAAAAGTCCCCAGGTttgtcccttcccccccccccctttttctaagATTTGTGagcagaggaacaccgatcatcgccaaatccacacaggggacatctaccctgataatcagggcactgatcctTAGTGCTATCActacagtctcatcagtgcccagaaaacacagaaaaaaactttttatttccaaatttttgtttttgattagaaaaaaaacaaaaaacagtggtgatttaaccccttccatacagggcacttatacaccttcccgcccagaccaatttttagctttcagcgctgttgcactttgaatgacaattgcgcggtcatgctacactgtacccaaactaaatttttatcattttgtacccacaaatagagatttattttggtggtatttgatcacctctgggatatttattttctgcaaaaaaaataaaaaaaatgaccgaaaagtttagaaaaaaaaagttttttttgtttgttatacaacattgtaaataagtatgtttttctccttcaccgatgggcactgatggtactgcactgacgggcactgataaggcggcactgatgggcaccgatgaggtggcactgatgtggtggcattgatgggcactaatatgcggtactgatgggcggcacggatcggcggcatggataggcttggataggcggcacagataggtggcacggataggcggcatggatgggcactgataggtggcatggatgggcactgataggtggcatggatgggcactgataggtggcacggatgggcatagatgggcactattgtatgtgttgtactaatggatgccaatcagtgccaaacaatgcctgccaatcagtgatgcccattgtgggcactgattggcatccattgcggcactgattggcatccattttttgtgtcctcctcatccctggtggtctagggtggcatccttctttttttttttcttttttttatccctggccatccctggtggtccagtgggcatcctcgggggggagggggggctgtgctgataatcgatcagcacaaacccccccccctacacaggagcagccgatcggctctcctctactcacgtctgacagacgcgagtgaggaaaagccgatcaccggcttttcctatttacatcgtgatcagccgtgattggacacggctgatcacgtggtaaagagtctccgtgagagactctttaccttgattggtgttgcggggtgtcagcccccgggggcgtgcagcagctcagaatcctgaggacgtcatatgacgtccagtcaggattctacaaccactttgccgacgtcaatatgtcattggcgggcggcaagtggttaaagaccaccaaaagaaaattctATCTGTCgctaaaaaaaacccaaaaaactttagtttgggtacagtgttgcatcaccgtgcaattgtcattcaaactgtgatAGTGCTAAAAgaagaaaattggcctgggcagaaagggggtaaaagtgcccagtagacaAGTCGTTAAGGAGAACCTTCCCATGGTTGTTAAAGATCAGATTGAAAAATGACAGCCTGGACTCCATGGTCCA contains:
- the DDB2 gene encoding DNA damage-binding protein 2, whose protein sequence is NTKAKIQVPSRGLKKRGGKKNAAKEGPEAPEHNAGLKHSDRDSSSEPGSKKSVRKKNTAQEELGDPECSKDSKADIKFKKFADKRKNIVHYLYKSTVGGNVRAKCLQTPFLCSLASYILYRTNSPFDRRVTTLEWHPAHPNTVAVGSKGGDIILWDYEDLNSTLIPGIGAGGCITGMKFDPFNSNQIYTSSVAGSTILQDLSGRTVQMYTNTEDWAMWYCSLDVSASRQSVVTGDNVGNVVLLETCGKEIFKMRLHKKKVTHVEFNPQCDWLLATASVDQTVKLWDLRNIKDKSSCLYTLPHTRGVNSAYFSPCDGSKLLTTDQHSEIRVYSSSDWSKPQRIIPHPHRQFQHLTAIKASWHPRYDLIVAGRYPDPQFPGYTADELRTVDVFDGQTGNIVCQLYDPYASGIVSLNKFNPMGDLLASGMGFNILIWSREILLMMKQEEMMKALRAKGIQVGRKDDSSSKSTTSEKDKSEKKKSRTAAKESTTTRGKNKDK